A window of the Danio aesculapii chromosome 10, fDanAes4.1, whole genome shotgun sequence genome harbors these coding sequences:
- the LOC130235785 gene encoding protocadherin gamma-C5-like, which yields MRKIGKWKWAAFWLFAFSLLWSIIGAQIRYTIPEELKEGSVVGNIAKDLGFDISDIAERKLRIASESNRQYFSVDLGKGDLVVNGRIDRETLCGQSASCLMPLQIVIENPLQLHKVEIDVLDINDNAPSFHNKDGILKISELTAPGARFTLEMAEDLDVGSNSLKTYSLSSNTFFRLNLKTIKNGGQVPELVLDKPLDREKQAVHKIILTAVDGGNPVKSGTSLLQVTVQDFNDNEPKFEVASYKASVLESAIIGSSVLKIKATDLDEGLNGEIKYLFSAHTPELVRNVFSVNADTGDITVIGTLDYETKKSYAFDVCAKDKGNPELEGQSSVQIDIIDENDNPPEIILTSLPSPVPENATVGTVVALINVKDLDSGDNSKIELTVSPNVPFKLKPAFDNHYSLVTDGVLDREFNSEYSVEILAMDSGVPPLKTVKSVNMKLLDVNDNHPLFSQSSYNVYINENNQAGTSLFSVSASDFDLGKNAQLTYSISDLNSNQIPSSSYFYINSENGTIYSMSSFDYEKIKLLNIVVQVKDQGSPSLSSNATVHVFILDQNDNAPAVIYPSTSMGSVSHQRMPRSAKVGHLVTKVTAVDADSGHNAWLFYRLAEATDASLFSVNLHTGEVRTKRAVSEHDDPSQRLVIEIKDNGEPIQSTTVTVDILIEDGFHEPMSDYREKTIEPNRKSGKITLYLIISLASVSLLCLMTFFILLVKCARGSRGGSSCCIRRTNSDYKNPNRNLQIQLNTDGPIKYVEVLGGDMMSQSQSFGSYLSPMSEFSDLTLIKPSSTTNFTDTLNTLDASLPDSAWTFESQQVRQT from the coding sequence ATGAGGAAGATCGGAAAATGGAAATGGGCAGCGTTTTGGCTGTTCGCTTTCTCTCTATTGTGGAGTATAATTGGAGCTCAGATTCGCTACACAATACCTGAAGAGTTAAAGGAAGGATCTGTCGTTGGAAATATCGCCAAGGATCTTGGTTTTGACATCTCAGATATCGCCGAGCGTAAGTTACGAATAGCGTCTGAGTCGAATAGACAGTATTTTAGCGTGGATTTAGGGAAGGGTGATCTGGTAGTTAATGGCAGAATAGACAGAGAGACGCTCTGTGGACAAAGCGCCAGTTGTCTGATGCCACTGCAAATCGTTATAGAGAATCCTTTACAGTTGCATAAAGTTGAAATAGATGTACTGGATATAAATGACAATGCGCCAAGCTTTCACAATAAAGATGGTATATTAAAAATATCGGAATTAACTGCTCCAGGCGCACGATTTACCCTTGAAATGGCCGAGGATCTTGATGTTGGTAGTAATAGCCTGAAAACCTATTCACTGAGCAGCAACACTTTTTTCCGTCTaaatttaaaaactattaaaaacggTGGTCAGGTGCCAGAATTAGTTCTTGATAAACCATTAGACAGAGAGAAACAGGCGGTTCATAAGATAATACTAACTGCCGTCGATGGTGGTAATCCAGTAAAATCAGGCACATCCTTACTTCAAGTAACTGTTCAGGATTTTAATGACAACGAACCAAAATTTGAAGTTGCTTCATACAAAGCATCTGTATTAGAAAGCGCCATTATTGGTTCAAGCGTGCTTAAAATAAAAGCGACTGATTTAGATGAAGGTCTGAATGGTGAAATAAAGTACCTTTTTAGTGCTCACACACCTGAACTTGTAAGAAATGTGTTTAGTGTGAACGCCGATACCGGCGATATTACAGTCATTGGAACATTAGATTATGAGACAAAAAAATCATATGCGTTTGATGTTTGTGCTAAAGACAAAGGGAACCCGGAGCTCGAGGGACAATCTTCAGTTCAGATAGATATAATAGATGAGAATGACAACCCTCCAGAGATTATATTAACATCTTTACCGAGCCCCGTGCCTGAGAATGCAACAGTGGGAACTGTGGTGGCACTGATTAATGTCAAGGATTTGGATTCTGGTGACAATAGCAAAATAGAGCTAACTGTCTCTCCGAACGTTCCCTTTAAATTAAAGCCAGCATTTGATAACCATTATTCACTGGTAACTGACGGAGTCTTAGACCGTGAGTTTAATTCAGAATACAGTGTAGAAATACTGGCCATGGATTCCGGTGTCCCACCCTTAAAAACTGTAAAGAGTGTAAACATGAAGTTACTTGACGTAAATGACAACCATCCGCTGTTCTCACAGTCTTCATATAACGTTTACATAAACGAAAATAATCAAGCAGGGACTTCGTTATTTTCTGTCTCAGCTTCTGATTTTGATCTAGGTAAAAACGCTCAACTCACATACTCAATTTCGGATTTAAACTCAAATCAAATACCATCGTCATCTTATTTTTACATCAACTCAGAGAACGGAACTATTTACAGCATGAGCTCATTTGATTATGAAAAAATTAAACTACTCAACATTGTAGTGCAGGTTAAAGATCAAGGCTCTCCATCTTTGAGCAGCAACGCAACTGTTCACGTGTTCATTCTGGACCAGAACGATAATGCACCTGCTGTTATTTACCCGTCCACATCTATGGGCTCGGTCTCTCATCAGAGGATGCCCCGTTCTGCTAAAGTAGGGCATCTCGTTACTAAGGTAACAGCAGTGGACGCGGACTCGGGTCATAACGCCTGGCTGTTTTACAGGCTCGCGGAGGCCACGGACGCGTCTCTGTTCAGTGTGAATTTACATACGGGAGAGGTGAGGACTAAACGCGCTGTTTCAGAGCACGATGACCCCTCTCAGAGACTGGTCATAGAGATAAAGGATAATGGAGAACCGATCCAGTCCACCACCGTCACAGTGGATATACTAATAGAGGACGGGTTTCATGAGCCCATGTCAGACTACAGAGAGAAAACTATTGAGCCAAACAGGAAGAGCGGCAAAATTACTTTATACCTGATCATTTCTTTGGCTTCTGTGTCTTTGTTGtgtcttatgacgtttttcatcTTACTGGTGAAATGTGCGCGTGGCAGTAGAGGCGGCTCAAGCTGCTGTATCAGAAGGACAAACTCTGATTACAAAAACCCCAACAGAAACCTGCAGATCCAGCTCAACACTGACGGGCCCATTAAGTACGTGGAGGTTCTGGGAGGAGATATGATGTCCCAGAGCCAGTCCTTTGGCTCTTATCTCTCTCCAATGTCCGAATTCAGTGATCTCACCCTCATTAAGCCCAGCAGCACcacaaactttacagacacgctAAACACGCTTGATGCGTCATTACCAGACAGCGCGTGGACGTTCGAGAGCCAACAGGTGAGGCAAACGTAG